A genomic window from Denticeps clupeoides chromosome 11, fDenClu1.1, whole genome shotgun sequence includes:
- the LOC114799591 gene encoding interferon alpha/beta receptor 1a-like: MERNESEMDHQSKGARGNVALCACVVIACRGVIVKTRRRRVAPAEGADERLSPTPPHTTTCVATCPSHARQMMSLVHLLSMATAARSASAYGLVPSPYNLWMDAINTRYILRWDWNSSTHNNTASFETQYKYSHETIWSRTACEKRSLCCDLSSLLAYSGSYVLRVKARVKGENSAWRNISFTPDEDALLGPPSLVDVAGGMAMITVSLNGPLTETGQQMSSIMSSNIKYRVKYWERDSAEQVEEKADQHFLLQRLKAGVEYCLRVCAFSFEYGKNSTYTDTRCIWTQGSKTVWHIALSVFAGVICLFVLGFIVKNRIRKCLQTEVVPVILMNPPLSHCSLLQLGEQSFAVMSVVGDLTKKEHWILGRYGEVKEKYFLAQDSGMYSGDDSANSSSSSHQLVQDNHIKTPEDQEECQTNTIQLMRKSFQT; the protein is encoded by the exons ATGGAAAGGAATGAGTCAGAGATGGATCACCAAAGCAAGGGTGCA AGGGGAAATGTCGCCCTCTGTGCCTGCGTCGTTATCGCCTGCAGAGGCGTGATCGTGAAGACCAGAAGGCGGCGGGTGGCTCCGGCGGAAGGTGCGGATGAGCGTCTGTCCCCCACACCACCTCACACCACGACCTGCGTGGCGACCTGTCCCAGCCACGCACGACAGATGATGTCGCTGGTCCATCTGCTGTCCATGGCGACGGCTGCCCGCTCCGCTTCTG CATACGGGTTAGTGCCAAGCCCGTACAACCTCTGGATGGATGCCATAAACACACGATACATACTGCGTTGGGACTGGAACTCTTCAACTCACAATAACACCGCAAGCTTCGAAACCCAGTATAAATA CTCTCACGAGACTATTTGGAGTCGGACTGCTTGTGAAAAAAGGTCTCTGTGTTGTGACCTCAGCTCACTATTAGCCTACTCAGGCTCATATGTGCTCAGGGTCAAGGCAAGGGTCAAAGGTGAAAACTCAGCTTGGAGAAACATCAGTTTCACGCCTGATGAGGATG CATTGCTAGGACCACCTTCCCTAGTAGATGTGGCAGGTGGTATGGCCATGATTACAGTCTCCCTAAACGGGCCTCTTACAGAAACCGGTCAACAAATGAGCTCCATTATGAGCTCCAATATCAAGTATAGGGTGAAGTACTGGGAGAGAGATTCAGCTGAACAG GTAGAGGAAAAAGCAGATCAGCACTTTCTTCTACAACGACTCAAGGCGGGAGTTGAGTATTGCCTGAGGGTGTGTGCATTCAGCTTTGAATATGGCAAAAACAGCACATATACAGATACAAGGTGTATATGGACACAAG GGTCTAAGACAGTTTGGCATATAgcactgtctgtgtttgcaggtgTGATCTGCTTGTTTGTTCTGGGATTTATTGTCAAGAACAGGATCAGAAAGTGCCTACAGACTGAAGTGGTCCCAGTCAtcttaatg AATCCTCCCCTGTCCCACTGCTCCTTGCTACAGCTGGGAGAGCAGAGCTTTGCAGTGATGTCTGTAGTGGGAGATTTGACGAAAAAGGAGCACTGGATTCTGGGACGGTATGGGGAAGTGAAGGAGAAGTATTTTTTGGCTCAGGATTCAGGCATGTACTCGGGAGACGACAGTGCAAACTCAAGTTCATCATCCCACCAGCTGGTGCAAGATAACCACATCAAGACACCAGAAGATCAAGAAGAATGTCAGACCAACACAATACAATTGATGAGGAAGTCCTTCCAGACTTAA